One Faecalispora anaeroviscerum genomic window carries:
- the priA gene encoding primosomal protein N' encodes MEQMTAVGVAVENTAYHFDKEFTYFLPAGMQAAAGCRVVVPFGSGNRKRQGMILSVQSCQQPELLKSVTAVLDQTPLLSAEQILMVPWLKEHYFCSLFDAVKLLLPAGINFKISTQYALAVPKQDFSEQDFSDTEVLVLKRLSHKAATEEELLQILDSRHGPSVLERLCALGIIQKESAVTRRIGDAMRKMIRLSAEEMPDSLPPKQREVFELLLSIGCVSVKELCYFAGVTASVPDALVKKGLAAYYEEEQFRNPYEERQESAEAVEVSLSPEQQSAYEGLLSRYRSGAAVSLLYGITGSGKTQVYLRLIEDVIADGRAVIVMVPEISLTPQTVALFHQRYGRQVAVFHSGLSLGERLDEWKRVKNGQAKIVVGTRSAVFAPFERLGLIVMDEEQEATYKSESAPRYHARDVAKFRCAYHKALLLLCSATPSVETTYFAQKGRYSMLPLPSRYGTAQLPQVSIADMNQEILRGNSSVFSGELQEALTETIAKREQAILLLNRRGYHTFATCKSCNSVVSCPNCSISLTYHAANHRLMCHYCGYSIPATRRCPSCGQDEVRFSGAGTQRAEEQLAQLFPQARILRLDTDSTMGRFSYEKKLSRFENGEYDMIVGTQMVAKGLDFANVTLVGVLSADQSLYGDDFRCSERSFDLLTQVVGRSGRGSFHGRAIIQTFTPENRVIRLAAAQDYDTFYREEIQFRQAMLYPPFADFVLIGFVGQKEEQVCQASLYFMNLLRNLAGRDYSDLPLRVLAPSPALVTKVSNKYRYQLLIKCRNDKRLRAMLSRLCVEFSAERRFAQVTAFVDTNPVSAL; translated from the coding sequence ATGGAACAAATGACCGCGGTCGGCGTGGCCGTTGAGAACACGGCATATCATTTTGACAAAGAGTTTACGTATTTTCTGCCGGCGGGGATGCAGGCCGCAGCCGGCTGCCGGGTGGTGGTGCCCTTTGGCAGCGGCAACCGTAAAAGGCAGGGAATGATTCTCTCTGTGCAGTCCTGCCAACAGCCCGAGCTGCTGAAATCGGTAACGGCTGTGCTGGATCAAACGCCCTTGCTTTCCGCGGAACAAATCCTGATGGTGCCCTGGCTAAAGGAACACTACTTTTGCAGTTTGTTTGACGCGGTGAAGCTGCTGCTTCCCGCTGGAATTAATTTTAAAATTTCCACACAGTATGCTCTGGCTGTTCCAAAGCAGGATTTCTCTGAACAGGATTTCTCCGACACAGAGGTTCTTGTGCTGAAGCGCCTTTCCCACAAGGCTGCGACTGAGGAAGAACTCTTGCAGATTCTGGACTCCAGACATGGCCCTTCGGTATTGGAGCGCCTTTGCGCTCTTGGCATCATCCAAAAGGAGAGCGCGGTTACCCGCCGGATCGGCGATGCTATGCGGAAAATGATCCGGCTTAGTGCGGAAGAAATGCCGGATTCTCTTCCCCCTAAGCAGCGGGAGGTTTTCGAGCTTTTGCTTTCGATCGGCTGCGTATCGGTAAAAGAGCTGTGTTATTTCGCGGGAGTTACGGCATCTGTGCCGGACGCTTTGGTGAAAAAGGGTCTGGCAGCCTATTATGAAGAGGAGCAGTTCCGGAATCCGTACGAAGAGAGGCAGGAATCTGCCGAAGCGGTGGAGGTCTCTCTCTCTCCGGAGCAGCAGTCCGCCTATGAAGGGCTTTTGAGCCGGTATCGTTCCGGTGCGGCGGTGTCTTTGCTGTATGGCATAACCGGCAGCGGAAAAACACAGGTTTACCTGCGGCTGATTGAGGATGTGATCGCCGATGGCCGTGCCGTGATTGTGATGGTGCCGGAGATTTCTCTGACCCCGCAGACGGTGGCTCTGTTTCATCAGAGGTATGGCAGGCAGGTCGCGGTCTTTCACAGCGGGCTTTCTCTGGGAGAACGGCTCGATGAATGGAAGCGGGTCAAAAACGGACAGGCTAAGATTGTCGTGGGAACCCGGTCTGCTGTATTTGCGCCCTTTGAGCGCCTGGGCCTGATCGTAATGGATGAGGAGCAGGAGGCAACGTATAAATCGGAATCCGCGCCTCGCTACCATGCGCGCGACGTGGCGAAATTCCGGTGTGCGTACCACAAAGCGCTTTTGCTGCTTTGCTCCGCCACGCCATCGGTAGAAACCACCTACTTTGCCCAAAAGGGCCGGTATTCGATGCTTCCGCTTCCCAGCAGATATGGCACGGCTCAACTGCCGCAGGTATCTATTGCGGATATGAACCAGGAAATTCTTCGCGGAAATTCCTCGGTATTCAGCGGGGAGCTTCAGGAGGCCCTAACGGAAACTATCGCCAAGCGCGAGCAGGCGATCCTGCTGCTGAACCGGCGTGGGTATCATACCTTTGCTACGTGCAAATCGTGCAATTCCGTAGTAAGCTGCCCGAATTGCAGTATTTCCTTAACGTACCACGCGGCAAATCACCGCCTGATGTGCCATTACTGCGGCTATTCCATACCGGCTACCCGGCGCTGCCCAAGCTGTGGGCAGGATGAGGTTCGCTTTTCCGGTGCGGGAACCCAAAGAGCTGAAGAACAGCTGGCGCAGCTGTTCCCCCAGGCCCGAATTCTACGACTGGACACCGACAGCACCATGGGGCGCTTTTCCTACGAAAAAAAACTGAGCCGCTTTGAAAACGGAGAATACGATATGATTGTCGGAACCCAGATGGTTGCAAAAGGCTTGGATTTTGCCAATGTAACGCTGGTGGGAGTGCTTTCCGCCGATCAGTCTCTTTATGGGGATGATTTCCGATGTTCCGAACGTTCTTTTGATCTTCTGACCCAGGTGGTCGGTCGATCTGGGCGAGGCTCGTTCCACGGCCGCGCCATCATCCAGACCTTTACGCCCGAAAATCGGGTAATCCGTCTGGCGGCGGCGCAGGACTATGACACCTTTTACCGGGAAGAGATCCAGTTCCGGCAAGCAATGCTGTACCCGCCATTTGCTGATTTTGTACTGATTGGCTTTGTCGGGCAAAAGGAAGAGCAGGTGTGTCAGGCCAGCCTGTATTTTATGAATCTGCTGCGTAATCTGGCCGGCCGGGACTATTCGGACCTGCCGCTGCGTGTGTTGGCCCCCTCACCGGCACTGGTGACGAAGGTCAGCAATAAATATCGGTATCAGCTGCTGATCAAATGCAGAAATGACAAGC
- a CDS encoding DNA-directed RNA polymerase subunit omega: protein MLRPSHEAFSPKNLSQYSIVVAVAKRAREIADDAEKAGDILIEKPVDLAVRDFIRHKYRIILPVQEKNDSSFYE, encoded by the coding sequence ATGCTAAGACCATCTCATGAGGCTTTTTCTCCGAAAAATTTGAGCCAATACTCGATTGTAGTTGCAGTTGCAAAACGTGCACGAGAAATCGCGGATGATGCCGAAAAGGCAGGAGATATTTTAATCGAAAAACCAGTAGATCTGGCAGTGCGGGATTTTATTCGGCATAAATACAGAATCATTTTACCAGTCCAGGAGAAGAATGATTCTTCTTTTTATGAGTAA